The sequence AAGCCTTTGGCATACAGGAGTAAGGGGGCAAGCGCGACGTCTTGTTCGGCTCCGATATCTTCCTCGCCGACGGGGATTTCGACTTCAAAGCCCGACGAGAGAATAAATTCATGGGCTGCACTGCGGAACAGGGCGTATTTGAGTAATACGCCGAGATTCTGAAAGCCCGAAGCATTTTCTTCGCCTCCTTGTCTATGCGTTACCCACTCATTTTCGAGGGCGAGGCTGAAATTTTTGGAGAACCGTTTTTCGAGGATATTCGCCACGGAAAACGTATTCCCTTCCTTGAGATTAAAGTGGCCGAGCTTTGCCAATACGAATCCATCGTTGGGATTGGCATCTTCGGCCACAAAGGGCTCGATAAATTTCCGCTTCCCCACGACCCCATGAGCCGAGACAAGCGAAGGACCGAGACACACACAAATTCCACACACAACGAGCCACTGGACACATTTGTAACGCATAGGTTTCCTCCTCACCCTGGCGGACACACAAAGACCTCTCCGGGCAGAGTGCGTTGAGCCACGCTGGCCAGATCAGAAACAGGCGGTCCGATACAGACGCACCTCTTCTGACCCGACAGGGGCAGTTCATGGAGCGATGAGACGTTATGCAGGTGCCTAGAGGGCTGGCGGTGGCGGGTGCGGCGGCAGGGCCCGATACCCATCGGGTAACAGCCGTTGTCGTTCGCCGACCGGCGGACCGATGGGGAGTCCGGACGCGGTATACGCGGCATTAAGGAAAAGAAACTTCGCGACGCTGGAGACTTCTCCCCCCTGCTCATGGTGTAAGCAGCCATCAGGACACATGCTAATTTTGCCCGTGGTGTGTCGGTGGGCGGTGTGACAGTGCGGGCCACGCGCAGACAATGGGCATGACGCGCCAGACCGGATTGCGCTCACCTGCTTCTCTCTAGAGCACCGGTCACAATGCTGGACAGCGGGCAAGGCCAAGCTCGCTCCCGCGAGCAAATAGGTCAGGAAAGTCCCGAGGGTCACAAGATGGAGCAGACGTGAGGAATACCGGCCAAACACGATGCTGGTCTTTTTTCCTTTCAAGTCAGTTCAAGACGGCAGGAGTGTAAAGACAAGACAAGGAAAAAACAATGTCTTCGTCTTTATGTCCCGTCCAGTTCGCGGGGCAGGATTGTCGGGATTGTATAGACAAGACAAAAGCTGGGAGCTTCTTCGTGGTTAGGCGGCACCCCGCGCGCAGCTTGCGGTAGCGGAGGAGGTAGCTGAAAATGTAATTCGACGTGAACTGGCCCATTTCCCAACCGTTGCCGTTGCCCGGCTTCAGTAGCCCCGCTCCCAGTCCAATACGTTCAGGAGGGATAGGCCGGTGATATAGCGCTGTAGATTATCGCAAAATAACTCTATGCCTTTTGCTTGCTGGACATCGGTTCCACCTGACGTATGCGGAGTGATCATGACATTCGGCAGTTGCCAGAGTTCTTCTGGTGGCGGTCCGGTGAATTCTCCGCTGTAGACATCTAAGCCTGCCCCAGCAATCCAGCCCTCACGTAACGCTGTAGTTAAGGCAGATTGGTCAATTAACTCACCACGGGCAACGTTAATGAGATACGCACTCGGTTTCATCTGACGCAGCTCAGCTTCAGCCATGAGTCCATCCGTTTCCGGTGTCCATTGGGTGCTCAAGACAACAAAATCGCTCTGCTCAAGCAGAATAGACAGCTCTGCTGGCGGGAGCAGTTCGTCAACGTCTTGCGTCTTCGTGTGTGGAGTGGTTGCTGACCGACGCGTTGCCATAACCCGCATCCCGACTGCTTTGGCGAGACGCGCGACAGCGCTCCCAATGCCACCCAGGCCGATAATGCCTATAGTTTTCCCCTGTACCAGTATGGGACGATATTCTCGGCGTTCGAATGCCTGATTGTTCTGATCATGGAACGCTTGAGGCAAAGACTTGGCAAAGAGGAAGATCGTGGACAGAACATATTCCGCAATAGGCAAAGGGTTATTTAGCCCACGCGACGTTGTGACGACGACGTCGCTGCCCCACATATCGCCCACGCGCAAATTTGAGGCACCCGCAGGCGTTTGGTGGAGCCACTTGAGGCGCGGCGCCCGAGCGCGTAAGTCGAGCGGAAAAGGGAATCGAATGCAGATGACCTCGGCTTCGGCTAGCAGCGCGTCCCGCTCGGCGCGGGTCGAGGTGTTTGCTGCTA comes from Gammaproteobacteria bacterium and encodes:
- a CDS encoding D-2-hydroxyacid dehydrogenase yields the protein LLNILLLGAVGESVTEKISAIDPRIRVVDARGKFEVEYAETWPAESVRRYVPQSLVAANTSTRAERDALLAEAEVICIRFPFPLDLRARAPRLKWLHQTPAGASNLRVGDMWGSDVVVTTSRGLNNPLPIAEYVLSTIFLFAKSLPQAFHDQNNQAFERREYRPILVQGKTIGIIGLGGIGSAVARLAKAVGMRVMATRRSATTPHTKTQDVDELLPPAELSILLEQSDFVVLSTQWTPETDGLMAEAELRQMKPSAYLINVARGELIDQSALTTALREGWIAGAGLDVYSGEFTGPPPEELWQLPNVMITPHTSGGTDVQQAKGIELFCDNLQRYITGLSLLNVLDWERGY